A genomic region of Papaver somniferum cultivar HN1 chromosome 7, ASM357369v1, whole genome shotgun sequence contains the following coding sequences:
- the LOC113294547 gene encoding uncharacterized protein LOC113294547: protein MAYLLDFENDFTQTQLFSQAQDDSFMEPNPEDEYMDEETNANNTQIVSEMETMEDQPPPVDVIHEDTKDHFQTDLAWKTKEEVVKWVEEHAWKIICVLFKGRQCKKERVEMVCERGGDKLSKKKKDMDCRHNHPRPKDLHGHYRVGRLKAHEYAEVDKMTRARMAPSKIHSKLKADDKNNKTTLQQIYNARSTLRRKYLQVIILDCTYKTNKYEMPLMNVVGHTPTKSPFTVAFCFLHDELKQSYVWALEQVKLIFREYALPKVMVTDQEEALISAIRKVFPNAQNFLCTFHVWNNVRKKCQGIIQPLKLKELEKIATLPDGEREVKKKEFRKVYEANERMWACFHNDWEALTWSITEEAYEENFVKLIANWGVKYPEIIIYLRNKFLDTNTHRFVSAFKNRHKHFDNQATSMVESAHYRLKRNLFGCVDTFVTVFDAMEDYFMSDVIRIGTLFGKNLMMKHDEFPDDKWIRGLTHRVSHFCIELIMKEVDLMEKMDANSQEECVCKMKESMGLPCRHELLRYKDCLIPFEDIDPHWKQLSNDPMPDEDDDVDIWDTPYGKRYIQTGKGSKKGRPPTKENRKEQRARAYALSTEKPTPTARDPCGVEYHDAKYEEDKKAIEMLDKMGEVKLSKKRGRPRKDKGETSNKEVKNSGPLCPPPLEVDVKLNGKMFSSQQIETTKTNPVPKQKEKKTIYAEGRMKGPKRDSLGKCLRPSNMIYRNYLDNLPKAIHEFIISMDDVEGDGNCGFHVTAEQLGPFKYGNHPVAQVDEVNYIRQRLLQTLRRNKDFYNSMMLGGGDHGVTHEFISFERHLHGDAVITRDHWMQMPICGFLIAETFNCVVHSFERVGSCYTYAPPTKPCNESV from the exons ATGGCTTATTTGTTGGATTTTGAAAATGATTTTACCCAAACTCAACTTTTTTCTCAAGCTCAAGAtgattcctttatggagccaaacCCCGAAGATGAGTACATGGATGAGGAAACCAATGCTAATAATACACAG ATTGTTTCTGAAATGGAAACTATGGAGGATCAACCACCGCCTGTTGATGTCATTCATGAAGATACTAAAGATCACTTCCAAACTGACTTG GCGTGGAAAACCAAAGAAGAAGTTGTTAAATGGGTTGAGGAACATGCTTGGAAAATCATTTGCGTCCTATTTAAAGGTAGACAATGTAAAAAGGAGCGGGTTGAGATGGTTTGTGAGAGGGGTGGGGATAAACTAAGCAAGAAGAAAAAAG atatggattgtcgtcataaccacccacgtccaaaGGATCTTCATGGACATTATAGAGTCGGAAGACTAAAAGCTCATGAATATGCGGAGgtagataaaatgacacgagcacgtatgGCACCCTCTAAAATTCATAGCAAGTTGAAGGCGGATGATAAGAATAACAAGACTACATTGCAACAAATCTATAACGCGAGAAGTACTTTGAGAAGAAAGTATTTGCAAG TTATCAtattggattgcacttacaagaccaATAAGTATGAGATGCCCTTGATGAACGTTGTTGGTCATACGCCAACCAAGTCACCTTTcaccgttgctttttgttttttgCATGATGAGTTGAAACAAAGCTATGTATGGGCATTGGAACAagtgaagttaatcttccgggagtaTGCTCTACCAAAAGTCATGGTAACCGACCAAGAGGAGGCATTGATTTCTGCTATAAGGAAGGTATTTCCGAACGCGCAAAACTTTCTCTGTACCTTTCATGTATGGAATAATGTTAGGAAGAAATGCCAAGGGATAATCCAACCGCTCAAGTTGAAAGAGCTAGAGAAGATTGCTACATTACCTGATGGAGAacgagaagtgaagaagaaagaattcaGGAAAGTATATGAGGCTAATGAAAGGATGTGGGCATGTTTCCACAATGATTGGGAAGCTTTGACTTGGTCCATCACCGAAGAAGCGTATGAAGAAAATTTTGTAAAGCTCATTGCGAATTGGGGCGTCAAATACCCGGAAATCATTATATATTTACGCAATAAATTCTTGGATACAAACACACATAGATTTGTTAGTGCATTTAAAAACCGCCACAagcacttcgacaaccaagctacaagtatggtagagtcggctcactATCGTTTGAAGAGGAATCTATTTGGGTGCGTGGACACGTTCGTCACGGTGTTTGACGCAATGGAAGACTATTTTATGAGTGACGTTATAAGAATTGGAACGTTATTCGGAAAAAATCTAATGATGAAGCATGATGAATTCCCGGATGATAAGTGGATCCGGGGTCTAACCCACAGGGTCTCTCATTTTTGCATTGAACTTATAATGAAGgaagtggatttgatggagaaaaTGGATGCTAACTCccaagaagagtgtgtttgtaaaatgaagGAAAGCATGGGACTTCCGTGTCGGCATGAactacttcggtacaaggattGTCTTATACCTTTTGAGGATATTGATCCCCATTGGAAACAATTGAGTAATGATCCTATGCCCGACGAGGACGATGATGTAGATATTTGGGACACACCTTATGGCAAAAG GTATATTCAAACCGGAAAAGGGTCCAAAAAAGGTAGGCCACCCACGAAAGAAAACCGAAAAGAGCAGAGAGCAAGAGCGTATGCCCTTAGTACCGAAAAACCCACACCTACCGCAAGGGATCCATGCGGGGTCGAGTACCATGATGCAAAGTACGAAGAAGATAAAAAGGCAATAGAGATGTTAGACAAGATGGGTGAAGTGAAGCTATCAAAGAAACGTGGTCGACCGAGAAAGGATAAAGgtgaaacaagtaacaaagaagTTAAGAATAGTGGTCCTCTATGTCCTCCCCCATTGGAAGTAGACGTCAAGCTTAATGGTAAGATGTTTTCATCTCAACAAATCGAAACAACAAAGACAAATCCGGTGCCCAAGCAAAAGGAGAAGAAAACCATATATGCGGAAGGTAGAATGAAAGGTCCCAAAAGAGATAGTTTGGGGAAGTGTTTAAGACCTTCTAATATGATTTACCGAAACTACTTGGATAACCTACCCAAAGCCATTCATGAGTTTATTATATCCATGGACGATGTCGAAGGGGATGGCAATTGTGGTTTCCATGTCACCGCGGAACAACTAGGGCCTTTTAAATATGGGAACCATCCGGTTGCCCAAGTGGACgaagtaaattatattcgacaAAGATTGTTACAAACACTACGCCGAAACAAGGACTTCTACAATTCAATGATGCTAGGTGGCGGAGACCACGGGGTCACACACGAGTTCATTAGTTTTGAACGGCATTTACATGGGGATGCCGTGATCACAAGAGaccattggatgcaaatgccGATATGTGGGTTTTTAATCGCGGAGACCTTCAATTGTGTTGTCCATTCATTTGAGAGGGTCGGAAGTTGTTACACCTACGCGCCGCCAACAAAACCTTGCAATGAGAGTGTGTAA